In the genome of Chryseobacterium arthrosphaerae, one region contains:
- a CDS encoding alpha-amylase, whose protein sequence is MKTINGVIIHFFHWYHPGNLWQEFMEKADLLKNMGFTAVWFPPATKCVLGMEGRGYDVYDPYDLGEFNQKGSVATRYGTKEEYIRAIKKAHELGMSVYADIVLNHRMGGDEQEQVTVHQVNEENRNEIIGMPFSALAFTKFTFPGRRKRYSDFIWDYRCFSGIDMIRRDEEEIKGVFKIHNEYGQDWTPSVSGQFGNYDYLMGNDIEYRNPYVVQEMKNWIRWYAETTNVDGLRLDALKHISSEFLKEWITYIKTEVKDCFIMGEFWKDKVEKISDFSDTMDDLISFFDVPLHYNFYQASKEGKNYDMRNIVKDTFLERNPVSSVSFVENHDTQKLQALESAVKDWFKPIAYTIILMSENAYPCVFYPDLFGAEYVETVNDKEIKVIMPPVSCLTQLLEARKRFAYGEQISYFGHPDCIAWIRQGDDEHQQCIVIISNNEAGCKAIEVAAGLSGSVFYDFLQNRKEEVVLDENGKGIFYVAERSSSIWVMK, encoded by the coding sequence ATGAAAACTATAAACGGAGTTATCATTCATTTTTTCCATTGGTATCATCCGGGAAATCTCTGGCAGGAATTTATGGAAAAAGCTGATCTCCTTAAAAATATGGGGTTTACAGCGGTCTGGTTTCCTCCTGCTACAAAATGTGTATTGGGAATGGAAGGAAGAGGTTATGATGTATATGATCCTTATGACCTTGGGGAATTTAACCAGAAAGGAAGTGTAGCTACAAGATATGGAACTAAAGAAGAATATATCCGGGCAATCAAAAAAGCACATGAGCTGGGAATGTCCGTTTACGCCGATATTGTTCTGAATCACAGAATGGGTGGCGATGAACAGGAGCAGGTTACCGTACACCAGGTCAATGAAGAAAACCGTAATGAAATCATAGGAATGCCGTTTTCTGCCCTTGCTTTTACAAAATTTACCTTTCCTGGAAGAAGGAAAAGGTACTCGGATTTTATATGGGATTACCGCTGTTTTAGCGGGATTGACATGATCCGGCGGGACGAAGAGGAGATTAAAGGTGTCTTTAAAATTCATAACGAATATGGGCAGGACTGGACTCCTTCAGTAAGTGGCCAGTTTGGAAATTATGATTATCTGATGGGCAATGACATAGAATACCGCAATCCTTACGTTGTACAGGAAATGAAAAACTGGATCAGATGGTATGCAGAGACTACAAACGTTGATGGGCTGCGTCTGGATGCCCTTAAACATATTTCTTCCGAATTTCTGAAAGAATGGATCACCTATATCAAAACGGAAGTGAAAGACTGCTTTATCATGGGAGAATTCTGGAAAGATAAAGTAGAAAAGATCTCGGATTTTTCCGATACAATGGATGACCTCATCTCTTTTTTTGACGTACCGCTCCATTACAATTTTTATCAGGCATCTAAAGAAGGTAAAAATTATGACATGAGGAATATTGTAAAAGATACCTTTCTGGAACGGAACCCGGTGTCTTCTGTTTCTTTTGTTGAAAATCACGATACCCAGAAACTTCAGGCTCTGGAATCTGCTGTTAAAGATTGGTTTAAACCCATAGCTTATACCATTATCCTTATGTCTGAAAATGCATATCCCTGTGTATTCTATCCGGATCTATTCGGAGCAGAATATGTAGAAACAGTAAATGATAAAGAGATAAAGGTCATTATGCCGCCGGTAAGCTGCCTTACACAATTGTTGGAAGCAAGAAAACGGTTTGCTTACGGTGAGCAGATCAGCTATTTTGGTCATCCCGATTGTATAGCCTGGATCAGGCAGGGGGATGATGAGCATCAGCAATGTATTGTGATAATTTCCAACAATGAAGCGGGATGTAAAGCTATAGAAGTGGCTGCCGGTCTGAGCGGTTCCGTTTTTTATGATTTTTTGCAGAACAGAAAAGAAGAAGTGGTATTGGATGAGAATGGAAAAGGAATCTTTTATGTAGCGGAAAGATCGTCAAGTATATGGGTAATGAAATAG
- a CDS encoding cbb3-type cytochrome c oxidase subunit I, with amino-acid sequence MADISLFKETGIQITLLLLLMIIVGGLIIVVLKFLSVYAKILKRREARETQKQIENLSSEEVAAYEQREKELNFTPPENDLSGTHPPADTKGVIQNINSVEELRVFPTKRRTSSFQKYISPELSRLILYFLGTAIFWLILGTSFGLYAGIKFVVPDIDHVSWLSFGRIRPGHTNSVFWGWASLAMMGFAYYVIPRVSNRENFNIRQGYISLILVNGAVLAGTICVLAGVNNGGGEYREYIWPVMITFGIGVALSLHNYFKPIVHRKTREIYLSNWYIISGTMFIVIVIVISNIPIWQDGVGETIIQGYYMHQAIGMWFMMISLGLMYYFLPQQLNKPIYSYSLGILAFWTHTFFYTLIGTHHFIFSAIPWRLQTTAIIASAGMLIPVVAGTANFLLTFNGAWYQLKTSYTLPFYFMGIIFYFTGSFQGTVEAFRYTNLLWHFTDFTVAHSHLTMYGIITFMLWGFFYTLVPRLTGKEPPKLLVGIHFWLALIGLLFYVIALMIGGTQTGMLWIRKKPFIEGVVNMAPFWLWRAIGGTLMFVSHLIFAYNFYRMVRKEDKVRIPRTPAEILAAKKQLGNTEFNT; translated from the coding sequence ATGGCAGATATTTCATTGTTTAAAGAAACGGGAATCCAGATTACCTTATTGCTGTTGCTCATGATTATTGTAGGCGGACTGATCATCGTTGTGCTTAAATTCCTGTCGGTTTATGCGAAAATATTAAAGCGCCGGGAAGCCAGGGAAACCCAAAAACAAATAGAGAATCTTTCCTCCGAAGAAGTGGCCGCTTATGAGCAGAGAGAAAAGGAACTGAATTTTACCCCTCCTGAAAATGATCTTTCCGGAACACATCCCCCGGCAGATACCAAAGGCGTCATTCAAAATATAAATTCGGTGGAAGAGCTGAGGGTATTTCCTACCAAGAGAAGAACATCCTCTTTTCAGAAGTACATTTCTCCTGAGTTGAGCCGTCTCATTCTTTATTTTCTGGGAACCGCTATTTTCTGGCTTATTCTGGGAACAAGCTTCGGATTGTATGCTGGGATAAAATTTGTGGTTCCGGATATTGATCACGTAAGCTGGCTGAGCTTTGGGCGAATAAGACCGGGACATACCAATTCTGTATTCTGGGGATGGGCATCCCTGGCGATGATGGGGTTTGCCTATTATGTCATCCCAAGGGTCAGCAATAGGGAGAATTTTAATATCAGGCAGGGGTATATTTCTCTTATTTTAGTAAATGGTGCAGTACTTGCCGGAACGATATGTGTACTTGCCGGAGTTAATAACGGAGGCGGGGAATACCGGGAATATATATGGCCGGTGATGATCACTTTCGGTATCGGGGTGGCCCTTTCCCTGCATAATTACTTTAAGCCGATTGTTCATAGAAAGACCAGGGAGATCTATTTATCCAACTGGTATATTATATCCGGCACAATGTTTATTGTCATCGTTATTGTCATATCCAATATTCCCATATGGCAGGATGGAGTGGGAGAAACCATCATACAGGGATATTATATGCATCAGGCTATAGGCATGTGGTTTATGATGATCAGTCTGGGGCTGATGTATTATTTTCTGCCGCAGCAGCTCAATAAGCCCATCTATTCCTATAGCCTGGGGATATTAGCCTTCTGGACGCATACTTTTTTTTATACCCTTATCGGCACCCATCACTTTATTTTCAGTGCCATTCCCTGGAGACTGCAGACTACAGCCATTATAGCCAGTGCCGGAATGCTGATTCCGGTAGTGGCAGGAACAGCCAATTTCCTGCTGACCTTCAACGGGGCCTGGTATCAGCTTAAAACCAGCTATACACTGCCGTTTTATTTCATGGGGATCATATTCTATTTTACAGGATCATTCCAGGGAACTGTGGAAGCATTCAGATATACCAACCTGCTCTGGCACTTTACGGATTTTACGGTAGCACATTCCCATCTCACGATGTATGGGATCATTACATTTATGCTTTGGGGCTTTTTTTATACACTGGTTCCGAGACTTACAGGGAAAGAACCTCCAAAACTTTTAGTGGGAATCCATTTCTGGCTGGCCCTGATAGGTCTGTTATTTTATGTCATTGCTTTAATGATCGGCGGAACACAGACGGGAATGTTATGGATCAGGAAAAAACCTTTTATAGAAGGAGTGGTAAATATGGCTCCTTTCTGGTTGTGGAGAGCAATAGGGGGAACTTTAATGTTTGTTTCCCATCTGATTTTTGCATATAATTTTTACCGCATGGTAAGAAAAGAGGATAAGGTCAGGATTCCACGGACTCCGGCAGAAATTCTGGCAGCGAAGAAACAACTGGGAAATACAGAGTTTAATACTTAA
- a CDS encoding cytochrome C, whose product MTKDKSKVFLFIDDDPVPVAELETPIVFDLDTQKMTDGEHVLKIVSHSPSGREGIRKIYFTVANGPAIRIEGLKNKDIVDGTLSLMINAYDKGNQKSFLINGSETPQTIPFWIWIIVIVFTAWAIYYEITSYNVQ is encoded by the coding sequence ATGACTAAAGATAAAAGCAAAGTTTTTCTGTTTATTGATGACGATCCGGTTCCTGTTGCAGAGCTGGAAACCCCTATTGTTTTTGATCTGGATACCCAAAAGATGACAGATGGTGAGCACGTTTTAAAAATTGTAAGCCATTCACCATCGGGAAGAGAAGGCATCCGGAAAATATACTTTACAGTGGCTAACGGACCCGCTATACGGATAGAAGGATTGAAAAACAAAGATATTGTAGACGGAACACTTTCATTGATGATCAACGCTTATGATAAAGGAAACCAAAAGAGCTTTCTGATCAACGGAAGTGAAACCCCGCAGACCATTCCTTTTTGGATATGGATCATTGTCATTGTCTTTACGGCATGGGCCATCTATTATGAAATAACAAGTTATAATGTCCAGTAA
- a CDS encoding Crp/Fnr family transcriptional regulator, whose translation MVISEKILDSAGVEIKEYSPGEFIFHEGARPLYYYQIIKGKVKLNNRSEDGKEFIQNILSEGQSIGDSLLFLDRSYPMDSIAITECSVLRLCKNNFFSMLRLYPNLYLDVCKAMSGYLYYQYIMMQKNSSTHPVDRLMGVMVYLKSFQKEKTPFSFKIPFTRQQLASLTGLCVETAIRTIKLMEKNNIVEIRNRKIFF comes from the coding sequence ATGGTCATTAGCGAAAAAATTCTGGATTCTGCTGGCGTAGAAATAAAAGAATACAGTCCGGGAGAATTCATTTTCCATGAAGGAGCGAGGCCGTTGTACTATTATCAGATCATTAAAGGAAAGGTAAAGCTTAATAACAGGAGCGAAGACGGCAAAGAATTCATACAGAACATACTGTCGGAAGGACAAAGTATAGGAGATTCCCTTCTTTTTCTTGATCGGTCATATCCTATGGATTCTATAGCCATTACAGAGTGTTCGGTGCTTCGGTTGTGTAAAAATAATTTTTTCAGCATGCTAAGACTTTACCCGAATCTGTATCTTGATGTATGTAAAGCAATGTCAGGTTATTTATACTATCAGTATATCATGATGCAGAAGAATTCCTCCACTCATCCTGTGGATCGTCTGATGGGTGTGATGGTGTATCTTAAAAGCTTTCAGAAAGAAAAAACTCCATTCTCTTTTAAAATACCTTTTACAAGGCAGCAGCTGGCTTCCCTTACAGGGCTTTGTGTAGAAACTGCTATCCGGACCATAAAACTGATGGAGAAAAATAATATTGTAGAAATCAGAAACAGGAAGATATTTTTCTAG
- a CDS encoding low affinity iron permease family protein, translating into MKQNFFDRFADWAAFFTGSAWAFLGAAGLVVIWAATGPLFGFSEVWQMIINTGTTIITFLMVFLIQKAQNKDSKAIQIKLNELLAASKKASNRIVDIEDLTEEELDQLHKFYENLGRKRAGKSNTEDQEIIPNHRYK; encoded by the coding sequence ATGAAGCAGAATTTTTTTGACAGATTTGCAGATTGGGCGGCTTTTTTTACTGGCAGTGCATGGGCATTCCTGGGTGCAGCCGGACTTGTTGTGATATGGGCGGCCACAGGACCTCTTTTCGGCTTTTCAGAAGTATGGCAGATGATTATCAATACAGGAACAACGATCATTACGTTTTTAATGGTATTTCTGATCCAGAAAGCGCAGAATAAAGATTCCAAAGCCATTCAGATCAAACTTAATGAGTTGCTTGCAGCAAGTAAAAAAGCCAGTAACCGGATTGTAGATATTGAAGATCTCACAGAAGAAGAGCTGGACCAGCTTCACAAATTTTATGAGAATCTTGGGAGGAAACGTGCTGGGAAATCCAACACTGAGGATCAAGAAATAATTCCCAATCACCGGTATAAATAA
- a CDS encoding VIT1/CCC1 transporter family protein, with product MHHELEKHYVNRVGWLRAAVLGANDGLLSTTSIVIGVAAAEPERHIIILAALAGMIAGAMSMAAGEYVSVSSQEDTEKADLIREKRELETMPEIELRELAKIYENRGVSKETAMQVAIELSEHNALEAHARDELGINEITQAKPLQAAMASFGSFAVGALLPFTVSLLAPIHQMVYFQYGFSIIFLMVLGAVSARTGGSHIGIAMLRICFWGTVAMGVTALVGHLFGINVS from the coding sequence ATGCATCACGAGTTGGAAAAACATTATGTGAACCGGGTGGGCTGGCTCCGGGCAGCGGTATTGGGTGCCAATGACGGATTACTATCCACGACCAGTATCGTCATTGGGGTAGCAGCAGCTGAGCCTGAACGCCATATCATTATTCTGGCAGCCCTGGCAGGGATGATTGCGGGAGCAATGTCTATGGCTGCAGGAGAATATGTATCCGTAAGCTCACAGGAAGATACTGAAAAAGCCGATTTAATACGTGAAAAGCGGGAACTTGAAACCATGCCCGAAATAGAACTCAGGGAACTCGCTAAAATTTATGAAAACCGGGGGGTAAGCAAAGAAACAGCCATGCAGGTTGCCATTGAGCTTAGTGAACACAATGCATTGGAAGCCCATGCCCGTGATGAATTAGGCATCAATGAGATAACCCAGGCAAAACCGCTGCAGGCCGCCATGGCTTCATTTGGATCATTTGCGGTAGGTGCTTTGCTGCCATTTACTGTTTCTCTTCTGGCCCCGATCCATCAAATGGTTTACTTTCAATATGGTTTTTCCATTATATTTTTGATGGTGTTGGGAGCAGTTTCTGCCAGAACAGGTGGTTCCCATATAGGAATTGCCATGCTTAGGATCTGTTTCTGGGGAACCGTTGCCATGGGAGTTACTGCACTGGTAGGACATCTTTTCGGAAT
- a CDS encoding cytochrome c, whose translation MVFFNDHKILFGTALFLFVFLTLYIAILPAMDNQRINKPLPKQSKILTREEKAGKMVFIENGCVACHTQQVRNVEMDNVFGKRPSIPADFAINTRTDFWRNTANLMGTERTGPDLTNIGERQPSAEWHLIHLYQPRAAVEQSIMPAYPWLFIERDYLQPGDVEVKVPEKFIRNKSKKIVAGPKALFLVAYLKSLKQTDYTDKSIVPAFLYKQKKEEGAAKGGENLPDGGALFTANCASCHQANGEGVPGAFPPLKGSPVVTGGDLELYVTIIMKGYDPRPEFATMPAVGTNANFTPEDVTAIMNHERTSWGNNAKKVTVEEVKTIMDKIK comes from the coding sequence ATGGTATTTTTTAATGATCATAAAATTCTTTTCGGCACAGCGCTGTTTCTGTTTGTTTTTCTGACACTCTATATTGCTATTTTGCCTGCAATGGATAATCAGAGAATCAATAAACCATTGCCGAAGCAGTCGAAGATACTCACCAGAGAAGAAAAGGCAGGGAAAATGGTTTTTATTGAGAACGGATGTGTGGCCTGCCATACCCAGCAGGTCAGAAATGTGGAAATGGATAACGTTTTTGGGAAAAGACCAAGCATACCTGCTGATTTTGCCATCAATACCCGCACCGACTTCTGGAGAAATACAGCGAATCTGATGGGAACGGAACGTACCGGGCCGGATCTTACCAATATCGGCGAACGGCAGCCCAGTGCAGAATGGCACCTGATCCACCTTTACCAGCCCAGAGCAGCAGTGGAGCAGTCTATCATGCCGGCCTATCCGTGGCTGTTTATCGAAAGAGATTACCTTCAGCCGGGAGATGTAGAAGTAAAAGTTCCTGAAAAGTTCATCAGAAATAAATCCAAAAAGATTGTTGCAGGACCGAAAGCCCTTTTTCTGGTGGCCTATCTTAAATCTTTAAAACAGACAGATTATACAGATAAATCTATTGTTCCTGCATTTTTATACAAACAGAAAAAAGAGGAAGGAGCGGCAAAAGGTGGAGAAAACTTACCGGATGGCGGTGCCTTGTTTACAGCCAATTGTGCAAGCTGCCACCAGGCTAATGGAGAAGGCGTTCCGGGAGCATTTCCTCCACTGAAAGGAAGTCCTGTAGTAACCGGCGGTGATCTCGAGCTCTATGTTACCATCATTATGAAAGGCTATGATCCGAGACCTGAATTTGCTACCATGCCGGCGGTGGGAACCAATGCCAATTTTACCCCGGAAGATGTAACGGCCATTATGAATCATGAAAGGACAAGCTGGGGTAATAATGCTAAAAAAGTAACAGTAGAAGAAGTAAAAACCATAATGGATAAAATAAAATAG
- a CDS encoding carbohydrate kinase family protein: protein MKDQKNKAVCFGEVLWDIFPGEQKRIGGAPFNVAYHLSKMGLDVSMISSVGDDQLGHDLLEKMKNWNIPAEHVQINTQYPTSTVIATVDENNDAHYDIVEGVAWDFIDITTENQEILNSADALVFGTLAARNGKTRNTLFQLLELGGYNVFDINLREPYYEVGMIKDLLHKTHLAKFNKAEMRMMLDFLGKDYTTEEDGIRYLQDQFDLEEIIISKGSKGALYANQDNFYLYPTIPVTIKDTVGSGDSFLAGFLSKRLEAGSTVHETMVQAVSLGAFITSQEGACPEYSLEDFIRFKNGHPISALS from the coding sequence ATGAAAGATCAAAAAAATAAAGCAGTCTGTTTTGGAGAAGTTCTCTGGGATATTTTTCCGGGAGAACAGAAAAGAATAGGGGGAGCACCTTTTAATGTAGCCTATCACCTTTCCAAAATGGGATTGGATGTCAGTATGATAAGCAGTGTAGGCGATGATCAGCTGGGGCATGATTTGCTTGAAAAAATGAAAAACTGGAATATTCCTGCAGAGCATGTTCAGATCAATACCCAATATCCTACCAGTACTGTGATCGCTACGGTAGATGAAAATAATGATGCCCATTATGATATTGTAGAAGGAGTAGCCTGGGATTTTATTGATATCACCACAGAAAATCAGGAGATTCTCAATTCAGCAGATGCTTTGGTATTCGGAACACTGGCGGCAAGAAACGGGAAAACAAGAAATACGTTATTCCAATTGCTTGAGCTCGGTGGGTATAATGTTTTTGATATCAATCTCAGAGAACCTTATTATGAAGTTGGGATGATAAAAGATTTACTCCACAAAACCCATCTGGCCAAGTTCAACAAAGCAGAAATGCGCATGATGCTGGATTTTTTAGGGAAAGATTACACTACCGAAGAGGATGGCATCAGATACCTGCAGGATCAGTTTGATCTTGAAGAGATCATTATTTCCAAGGGAAGTAAGGGGGCTTTGTATGCCAATCAGGATAATTTTTATCTGTATCCTACCATACCTGTGACCATAAAAGATACCGTAGGGAGTGGAGACTCATTTTTAGCGGGTTTTCTTTCCAAAAGGCTGGAAGCAGGAAGCACCGTTCATGAAACCATGGTTCAGGCTGTTTCTCTTGGAGCGTTTATAACCTCACAGGAGGGTGCCTGCCCGGAATATTCCCTGGAAGATTTTATCAGATTCAAAAACGGTCATCCCATATCTGCTTTAAGCTGA